A genomic segment from Mus caroli chromosome 17, CAROLI_EIJ_v1.1, whole genome shotgun sequence encodes:
- the Srrm2 gene encoding serine/arginine repetitive matrix protein 2 isoform X2, whose product MYNGIGLPTPRGSGTNGYVQRNLSLVRGRRGERPDYKGEEELRHLEAALVKRPNPDILDHERKRRVELRCLELEEMMEEQGYEEQQIQEKVATFRLMLLEKDVNPGAKEETPGQRPVVTETHQLAELNEKKNERLRAAFGISDSYVDGSSFDPQRRAREAKQIAPEPPKPYSLVRETSSSRSPTPKQKKKKKKKDRGRRSESSSPRRERKKSSKKKKHRSESESKKRKHRSPTPKSKRKSKDKKRKRSRSTTPAPKSRRAHRSTSADSASSSDTSRSRSRSAAAKIHTTALTGQSPPLASGHQGEGDAPSVEPGATNIQQPSSPAPSTKQSSSPYEDKDKKEKSAVRPSPSPERSSTGPELPAPTPLLVEQHDDSPRPLAAIPSSQEPVNPSSEASPTRGCSPPKSPEKPPQSTSSESCPPSPQPTKVSRHASSSPESLKPTPAPGSRREISSSPTSKNRSHGRAKRDKSHSHTPSHRAGRSRSPATKRGRSRSRSPTKRGHSRSRSPQWRRSRSAQRWGKSRSPQRRGRSRSPQRPGWSRSRNTQRRGRSRSARRGRSHSRSPATRGRSRSRTPARRGRSRSRTPARRRSRSRTPARRRSRSRTPARRGRSRSRTPARRRSRTRSPVRRRSRSRSQARRSGRSRSRTPARRSGRSRSRTPARRGRSRSRTPARRSGRSRSRTPARRGRSRSRTPARRRSRSRSLVRRGRSHSRTPQRRGRSGSSSERKNKSRTSQRRSRSNSSPEVKKSHVSSRRSRSLSSPRSKAKSLRRSLSGSSPCPKQKSQTPTRRSRSGSSPPKQMSKTPPRQSRSNSPQPKVKSGTPPRPGSVTNMQADECTATPQRQSHSESSPDGEVKSRTPSRQSCSGSSPRVKSSTPPRQSPSRSSSPQPKVKTVISPRGRSNSSSSSPSPSRVTSRTPQRKSRSVSPCPKVDSRLRHSRSRSSSPDSKMELGTPLRHSGSTSPYPKSMLQTPPDQNLSGSKSPCPQKSRDSPTGSSGSFHLCPGVTPSSIVPGESCFSSSFVQQKGHTQTWPDTSSPEVMQTHVESPSLQSKSQTSPKGSLSRSSSPVTELTARSPVKQDKSEITDPKLKSGMSPEQSKTKPDSSLYPLVDSKSLLVQSRLEPSELKERLGLIQEDVASSCIPRDKFSPTQDRPEPSTVLKITPRVLLKERSGAGSPPGKRDQKSLLPNSSQDELMEVEKSEQPLCQVLPSLSPEHKEMPGSNIESSPEVEERPTVLSALDQSQSQPSKAAETPAVASCWSGPQVSPEHKELSHSPPRENSFESSLEFKNSGPVLEVNTGFSPEVKEELNGSFLNQTEADPSVDMKEQSTRSSRRSSSELSPEVVEKVGLFSSQKVSSPVLETVQQRTPSRERSSSASPELKDGLPRTPSRRSRSGSSPGLRDGSGTPSRHSLSGSSPGIKDTPQTPSRGRSECDSSPEPKALPQTPRARSHSPSSPERNNKSVTPQRERSGSESSVEQKNLARTSPGQRSQSGSSQELDGKPSASPQERSESDSSPDSKPKTRTPLRQRSHSGSSPEVDSKSRHSPRLSRSGSSPEMKDKPRVLQRAQSGTDSSPEHKIPAPRALPRHSRSGSSSKERGPSPEGSSSSESSPEHAPKSRTARRGSRSSVEPKTKSRTPPRRRSSRSSPELTRKARVSRRSRSASSSPEIRSRTPPRRRRSPSVSSPEPTEKSRSSRRRRSVSSPRTKTTRRGRSPSPKPRGLQRSRSRSRREKTRTTRRRDRSGSSQSTSRRRQRSRSRSRVTRRRRGGSGYHSRSPTRQESSRTSSRRRRGRSRTPLTSRKRSRSRTSPAPWKRSRSRASPATHRRSRSRTPLISRRRSRSRTSPVSRRRSRSVNRRRSRSRASPVSRRRSRSRTPPVTRRRSRSRTPTRRRSRSRTPPVTRRRSRSRTPPVTRRRSRSRTSPVTRRRSRSRTSPVTRRRSRSRTSPVTRRRSRSRTSPVTRRRSRSRTPPPIRRRSRSRTPLLPRKRSRSRTPLAIRRRSRSRTPRAARGKRSLTRSPPAIRRRSASGSSSDRSRSATPPATRNHSGSRTPPVALSSSRMSCFSRPSMSPTPLDRCRSPGMLEPLGSARTPMSVLQQTGGSMMDGPGPRIPDHPRSSVPENHAQSRIALALTAISLGTARPPPSMSAAGLAARMSQVPAPVPLMSLRTAPAANLASRIPAASAAAMNLASARTSAIPASVNLADSRTPAAAAAMNLASPRTAVAPSAVNLADPRTPAASAVNLAGARTPAALAALSLTGSGTPPTAANYPSSSRTPQAPTPANLVVGPRSAHGTAPVNIAGSRTPAALAPTNLSSSRMAPALSGANLTSPRVPLSAYDRVSGRTSPLMLDRARSRTPPSAPSQSRMTSERERAPSPASRMVQASSQSLLPPAQDRPRSPVPSAFSDQSRSVAQTTPVAGSQSLSSGTVAKSTSSASDHNGMLSGPAPGISHAEGGEPPASTGAQQPSTLAALQPAKERRSSSSSSSSSSSSSSSSSSSSSSSSSGSSSSDSEGSSLPAQPEVALKRVPSPTPVPKEAIREGRPQEPTPAKRKRRSSSSSSSSSSSSSSSSSSSSSSSSSSSSSSSSSSSSSSSSSSPSPAKPGPQALPKPASPKKPPPGERRSRSPRKPIDSLRDSRSLSYSPVERRQPSPQPSPRDLQSERVSWRGQRGDSHSPGHKRKETPSPRSNRHRSSRSP is encoded by the exons GTCTCGAAGTACAACACCAGCTCCTAAGAGCCGTCGAGCTCATCGGTCAACTTCTGCGgactctgcttcttcctctgatACTTCTCGTAGTCG GTCTCGAAGTGCTGCTGCTAAAATTCATACAACAGCCTTGACTGGGCAAAGTCCTCCCCTTGCTTCAGGGCATCAAGGGGAGGGAGATGCACCTTCTGTTGAACCAGGTGCCACCAACATACAACAGCCTAGTAGCCCAGCTCCCTCTACAAAGCAGTCTAGCAGTCCTTATGAagacaaagataagaaagag AAATCTGCAGTTCGACCTAGCCCCTCTCCGGAAAGGAGCAGCACAGGGCCAGAACTACCTGCCCCTACTCCGCTCCTTGTTGAGCAACATGACGACTCCCCACGACCCCTTGCAGCAATCCCATCCAGTCAGGAGCCAGTTAACCCCTCATCTGAGGCTTCCCCAACCCGGGGCTGTTCACCACCTAAGTCTCCTGAGAAACCTCCCCAGTCAACTTCCTCAGAGAGCTGCCCACCATCCCCTCAACCTACCAAAGTTTCTCGGCATGCCAGCTCTTCTCCTGAAAGTCTTAAACCCACACCAGCTCCTGGGTCCCGTCGAGAAATTTCTTCTTCACCCACATCTAAGAATCGCTCGCATGGCAGAGCAAAGCGGGATAAATCTCATTCTCATACCCCATCTCATAGAGCAGGGAGGTCTCGTAGTCCTGCCACTAAGAGGGGAAGGTCTCGATCTAGAAGCCCCACCAAGAGAGGTCACTCCAGGTCCCGGTCCCCTCAGTGGAGAAGGTCACGATCTGCACAGAGGTGGGGAAAATCTAGAAGTCCCCAGAGGCGTGGCCGATCAAGATCTCCTCAGAGGCCAGGCTGGTCCAGGAGCAGAAATACCCAGAGAAGAGGCAGGTCTAGGTCAGCAAGGCGAGGCAGATCACATTCTAGATCTCCAGCCACTAGGGGCAGATCCCGATCTAGAACACCAGCTAGAAGGGGTAGGTCTCGGTCCAGAACACCTGCCAGGCGAAGATCACGATCCAGAACACCTGCCAGGCGTAGGTCTCGGTCTAGAACACCAGCTCGAAGGGGCAGGTCCAGATCAAGAACACCCGCTCGGCGCAGGTCTAGGACACGATCACCAGTTCGAAGGAGGTCTCGGAGTAGATCCCAAGCTAGGAGAAGTGGTAGGTCTAGGTCCAGAACACCAGCCAGGAGAAGTGGCAGGTCAAGATCTAGAACACCAGCCAGGAGAGGTAGGTCACGGTCTAGAACGCCAGCCAGAAGAAGCGGTCGATCTCGGTCTAGAACGCCAGCCAGGAGAGGGAGGTCACGATCCAGAACACCAGCACGACGACGATCTCGCAGTAGAAGTCTTGTGAGACGTGGAAGATCTCACTCTAGAACACCACAAAGAAGAGGACGATCTGGCTCATCCTCAGAGAGGAAGAACAAATCTAGAAcatctcagaggagaagcagatCCAACTCAAGCCCAGAAGTGAAGAAATCTCATGTTTCCTCAAGACGGAGCAGGTCTCTTTCTTCACCACGATCCAAAGCAAAATCTTTGAGGCGAAGCCTTTCAGGTTCCTCTCCATGTCCTAAACAAAAGTCACAGACACCAACCAGGCGAAGTCGTTCTGGTTCTTCGCCACCTAAACAGATGTCAAAAACACCACCAAGACAGAGTCGTTCAAATTCTCCTCAGCCTAAAGTAAAATCTGGAACACCACCAAGACCAGGGTCTGTAACAAACATGCAGGCTGATGAATGCACTGCAACACCACAGAGACAGAGCCATTCTGAATCATCACCTGATGGTGAGGTGAAATCAAGGACCCCATCAAGACAAAGCTGCTCTGGGTCTTCTCCTCGAGTGAAGTCTAGCACACCTCCAAGACAGAGCCCATCTAGGTCGTCATCTCCACAACCCAAAGTGAAGACAGTAATATCACCAAGAGGAAGAAGCAATTCTAGCTCCTCTTCTCCAAGTCCTAGTAGAGTGACATCTAGGACACCTCAGAGGAAAAGCAGATCAGTATCTCCTTGCCCCAAGGTAGACTCTAGATTAAGACATAGCCGTTCTAGATCCTCCTCACCAGATTCCAAAATGGAACTGGGAACACCACTGAGACACTCAGGGTCTACATCTCCATATCCAAAAAGCATGCTCCAGACTCCACCAGATCAAAATCTTTCTGGATCAAAGTCACCCTGTCCCCAGAAGTCTAGGGATTCACCAACAGGAAGCTCTGGATCTTTTCATCTCTGTCCAGGTGTAACACCTAGTAGTATAGtaccaggagagagctgtttTAGCTCCTCATTTGTGCAACAAAAAGGACACACTCAAACTTGGCCAGATACTTCAAGTCCAGAAGTCATGCAGACTCATGTGGAATCTCCATCGCTGCAGAGCAAATCCCAAACATCTCCTAAGGGTAGCCTTTCCAGATCTTCATCTCCAGTCACTGAGCTGACAGCCAGATCACCAGTAAAACAAGATAAAAGTGAAATAACAGATCCAAAGCTGAAGTCAGGAATGTCTCCTGAACAGAGTAAGACTAAACCTGACTCTAGCTTATATCCTTTAGTAGACTCTAAATCTCTTCTGGTACAGAGCAGATTGGAGCCTTCTGAATTAAAAGAGAGACTGGGTTTAATTCAAGAGGATGTTGCATCATCTTGTATACCAAGAGACAAATTTAGTCCTACACAGGATAGGCCTGAGCCTTCCACAGTACTGAAAATCACACCTAGAGtactattaaaagaaagaagtggaGCTGGCTCACCTCCAGGCAAAAGAGACCAAAAAAGTTTGTTACCTAATTCAAGTCAAGATGAACTAATGGAAGTAGAAAAGTCTGAACAACCTTTATGCCAAGTTCTACCCAGTTTATCTCCAGAACATAAAGAAATGCCTGGAAGTAACATTGAGTCATCTCCTGAAGTAGAAGAAAGGCCTACTGTATTGTCTGCTCTTGACCAAAGCCAGTCACAGCCTTCAAAAGCAGCAGAAACCCCTGCAGTGGCTTCATGTTGGAGTGGGCCACAAGTTTCTCCAGAGCATAAAGAACTATCTCATTCTCCCCCCAGGGAGAATAGCTTTGAGTCATCTTTAGAGTTTAAAAACTCAGGCCCTGTTTTAGAAGTAAATACTGGCTTTTCTCCTGAGGTTAAAGAAGAATTGAATGGATCATTCCTTAATCAAACAGAGGCAGATCCATCTGTGGACATGAAAGAACAGTCAACAAGGTCCTCTAGGCGAAGCAGTTCTGAGTTATCcccagaagtagtggaaaaggTAGGATTATTTTCAAGTCAGAAAGTATCTTCGCCTGTACTTGAGACTGTACAACAAAGAACACCTTCAAGAGAAAGAAGTAGTTCTGCATCTCCTGAACTGAAAGATGGTTTGCCTAGAACTCCATCCAGGAGAAGCCGGTCTGGGTCTTCTCCAGGACTTAGAGATGGGTCTGGGACTCCTTCTAGGCATAGCCTATCTGGGTCCTCTCCTGGGATCAAAGATACACCTCAAACCCCCTCCAGGGGACGAAGTGAATGTGACTCTTCTCCGGAACCAAAAGCATTGCCTCAGACTCCTAGAGCCCGAAGTCATTCTCCATCATCCCCAGAGCGCAACAATAAGAGTGTCACCcctcagagagaaagaagtgggtcGGAATCATCAGTAGAACAGAAAAATCTGGCTAGGACCTCTCCAGGACAAAGAAGTCAATCTGGGTCTTCCCAAGAGCTTGATGGAAAACCCAGCGCGTCCCCACAGGAAAGAAGTGAGTCAGACTCTTCTCCAGATTCCAAACCCAAGACTCGGACTCCTCTCAGACAGAGGAGTCACTCTGGATCATCTCCAGAGGTTGACAGCAAATCTCGACACTCCCCCAGGCTCAGTAGGTCTGGCTCATCTCCTGAAATGAAAGATAAGCcaagagtgctacagagggctcAGAGTGGTACTGATTCTTCTCCTGAACACAAAATACCTGCTCCCCGGGCCCTGCCCAGGCATAGTAGATCAGGTTCATCAAGCAAAGAGAGAGGTCCTTCCCCTGAAGGAAGCAGTAGTTCTGAGTCTTCTCCAGAACACGCCCCCAAATCCAGAACTGCTCGAAGAGGTTCCAGGTCCTCAGTAGAGCCGAAGACAAAGTCTCGCACACCACCTCGACGCCGGAGCTCTCGATCATCTCCTGAGCTAACCAGGAAGGCTAGAGTCTCTCGTAGAAGCCGGTCTGCCTCCTCATCACCAGAAATCCGCTCCAGAACTCCACCAAGACGCAGAAGAAGTCCTTCAGTATCTTCACCAGAGCCAACTGAAAAGTCAAGGTCTTCACGGAGGAGGCGCTCAGTTTCTTCTCCCCGTACCAAGACAACAAGGAGAGGACGGTCTCCTTCACCCAAACCTCGTGGACTCCAAAGATCCCGATCCCGCTCACGGAGAGAGAAAACCAGAACAACCCGACGCAGAGATAGATCTGGATCATCTCAGTCAACATCTCGAAGAAGACAGAGGAGCCGGTCTAGATCACGAGTTACTCGGAGACGGAGGGGTGGCTCTGGTTACCATTCAAGATCACCTACCAGACAGGAGAGTTCTCGAACCTCCTCTAGACGCAGAAGAGGCCGCTCCCGGACACCCTTGACCAGTCGGAAGAGATCTCGATCAAGAACATCACCAGCTCCTTGGAAGCGCTCTAGATCTCGAGCCTCACCAGCTACTCATCGGAGGTCCAGGTCCAGAACACCACTGATAAGCCGACGTAGGTCCAGATCTCGGACCTCACCTGTGAGTAGGAGACGGTCAAGGTCAGTGAATAGGCGTAGATCTCGATCAAGAGCATCCCCAGTGAGTCGAAGGCGATCCAGGTCCAGAACACCACCAGTAACTCGTCGTCGTTCAAGATCCAGAACACCAACTCGCCGTCGTTCTCGTTCTAGGACTCCTCCAGTGACTCGCAGAAGGTCCAGATCCAGGACTCCACCAGTAACCAGGAGGCGATCTAGAAGCAGAACTTCACCTGTTACTAGAAGAAGATCAAGATCCAGGACATCCCCAGTCACCCGGAGAAGATCGAGATCTCGAACATCTCCAGTCACCCGTAGGCGGTCCCGTTCCCGAACCTCCCCAGTAACAAGAAGACGCTCCAGGTCCCGAACTCCGCCACCGATTCGAAGACGATCTAGGTCTCGGACACCACTGTTGCCACGCAAGCGCTCTCGAAGCCGCACACCACTTGCTATCCGCCGCCGTTCTAGGTCTCGTACTCCTAGGGCAGCTCGAGGCAAGCGGTCCTTAACAAGATCTCCTCCAGCCATCCGTAGGCGGTCTGCATCTGGAAGTAGTTCTGATCGTTCACGTTCTGCCACTCCTCCAGCAACAAGGAATCATTCTGGATCTAGGACACCTCCTGTAGCACTCAGTAGCTCTAGAATGAGTTGCTTTAGCCGTCCTAGCATGTCACCAACTCCTCTTGACCGATGTAGATCACCTGGAATGCTTGAACCCCTTGGAAGCGCTAGAACACCCATGTCTGTGCTACAGCAAACAGGTGGCTCCATGATGGATGGTCCAGGTCCTCGGATTCCTGATCACCCAAGATCATCTGTTCCAGAAAACCATGCTCAGTCTAGAATTGCACTTGCCTTGACAGCCATCAGTCTTGGCACTGCCCGGCCACCTCCATCCATGTCTGCTGCTGGCCTTGCTGCAAGAATGTCCCAGGTTCCAGCACCTGTCCCTCTCATGAGCCTTAGAACAGCCCCAGCTGCCAACCTTGCCAGCAGGATTCCAGCAGCATCTGCAGCAGCTATGAACCTTGCTAGTGCCAGGACATCTGCTATTCCAGCATCTGTGAACCTTGCTGACTCAAGAACACCAGCTGCTGCAGCAGCTATGAACTTAGCCAGCCCTAGAACAGCAGTGGCTCCTTCAGCTGTGAACCTTGCAGATCCTCGAACCCCTGCAGCTTCAGCTGTGAACCTAGCAGGAGCTAGAACACCAGCTGCATTAGCAGCTTTGAGTCTCACAGGCTCTGGGACACCTCCAACTGCTGCAAATTACCCCTCCAGTTCCAGAACACCCCAAGCTCCAACCCCCGCAAACCTGGTGGTGGGTCCTCGATCTGCGCATGGCACAGCTCCTGTGAATATTGCTGGCTCTAGAACCCCTGCAGCCTTGGCTCCCACaaatctctccagttccaggatgGCTCCAGCATTGTCTGGTGCAAACCTCACCAGTCCCAGGGTGCCCCTTTCTGCTTATGATCGTGTTAGTGGCAGAACCTCACCTTTAATGCTTGATCGAGCCAGGTCCAGAACACCACCATCTGCCCCAAGCCAGTCTAGAATGACCTCTGAGCGTGAGCGggctccttcccctgcttcaagAATGGTCCAGGCTTCTTCGCaatctcttctccctcctgcacAGGATCGGCCTCGGTCCCCTGTGCCATCTGCTTTTTCAGACCAATCTCGTTCAGTTGCCCAGACCACTCCTGTAGCAGGGTCTCAGTCCCTTTCATCCGGGACTGTAGCAAAGTCCACATCCTCTGCTAGTGACCACAATGGCATGCTTTCTGGCCCTGCCCCTGGGATATCCCATGCTGAAGGTGGGGAGCCACCTGCCTCTACTGGGGCCCAGCAGCCTTCTACATTGGCTGCTCTGCAACCAGCTAAGGAACGTCggagctcctcctcctcttcatcatcatctagctcctcctcctcttcatcatcttcatcgtcatcctcttcttcctctggctCCAGTTCTAGTGATTCAGAGGGTTCCAGCCTTCCAGCTCAACCTGAGGTGGCACTGAAAAG ggttcccagccccaccccagtcCCAAAGGAGGCTATTAGAGAGGGACGTCCTCAGGAACCAACCCCGGCCAAAAGGAAGAGGCGCTCTAGCAGCTCCAGTTccagctcctcctcttcctcctcttcctcctcttcttcttcctcttcctcctcttcatcttcttcttcctcctcctcctcttcctcttcttcctcttcctcttcctcctccccctcccctgctaaGCCTGGCCCTCAGGCATTACCCAAACCTGCAAGCCCCAAGAAGCCACCCCCTGGCGAGAGGAG GTCTCGAAGTCCTCGGAAGCCAATAGACTCCCTTCGGGATTCCCGATCCCTCAGTTACTCACCTGTTGAGCGTCGACAGCCCTCGCCCCAACCTTCACCAAGAGATCTACAGAG TGAGCGAGTTTCCTGGAGAGGCCAGCGAGGGGACAGTCACTCTCCCGGTCACAAGAGGAAGGAGACACCTAGTCCTCGTTCTAATCGACACCGCTCCTCCAG GTCTCCATAA